TCGACGAGAGTAGTTACTGGAAAATATCGAACAACGTGCCTCAAAGTAGCCTTTACCGAGAGAAGTTACTCGAAAATATCGAACAACGCGCCTCAAAGTAGCCCCCACCGAGGGCAGTTACTCGAAAATATCGAACAACGTGCCTTAAAGTAGCCCTCATGGAGAGCAGTTACTCGAAAATATCGAACAACGAGCCTCAAAGTAGCCTCCATCGAGAGCAGTTACTCGAAAATATCGAACAACGAGCCTCAAAGTAGCCTCCATCGAGAGCAGTTACTCGAAAATATCGAACAACGAGCCTCAAAGTAGCCTCCATCGAGAGCAGTTACTCGAAAATATCGAACAACGAGCCTCAGAGGGGCCTCCATGGAGAGCAGTTACTGGAAAATATCGAACAACGTGCCCCAGACGAGCCTTCACTGAGAGTAATTACACGAAAATATCGAACAACGTGCCGCAAATGTGCCTTCACCGAGAGCAGTTACTCGAAAAATTCGAACAACACACCCTAGACGAGCCTCCACTGAAAACACGGCCTGCTACGATGAGGACGCGGCCCGGGAACTACGAGCCGCACCGCGCACTCATTAATAAGCCTCCATCCGAACATGCTCCGATACTATCAATGATGGCTCGGTCGCCTCACGAATTTCCTCTACCGTAAAGCCGGCAGCAACCTCTACAAGGAGCAAGCCCTCGTTCGTGACATCGATGACAGCGCGATCCGTGATGATGCGATTTACGACTCTTTTGCCGGTTAGTGGAAGGCTGCAGGTGCTTAATATTTTCGGCTGTCCAGCCTTGTTGACATGATCCATGATGACGACGATTCTCTTTGCCCCATGCACCAAATCCATCGCGCCGCCCATCCCTTTGACCATCTTGCCTGGAATCGTCCAATTGGCCAAGTCTCCTGCTTCAGACACTTCCATGCCGCCTAGAATAGCGAGATCAATATGTCCACCCCGTATCATGGCAAAAGATTCTGCACTACTGAAATAGGTTGCCCCTGAAATCGCCGTCACCGTCTCTTTACCTGCATTTATAAGATCGGGATCGACTTGATCAGCTGTAGGGTAGGGGCCGATGCCAAGCAATCCGTTCTCTGATTGCAGCACAACCTGCTTATTGGGTGATATATAGTTAGCCACTAAGGTCGGAATACCAATACCAAGATTAACATAATATCCGTCCTGTAATTCCTTTTCCGCACGCCAAGCAATGCGCTCCCGAACCGTCATAGAATGACCCATCGTCATCTCCTCCTTTCGCAAATTTATTGTTTTGTAGTTAGTCGCTCTATTCGTTTCTCCTGCGCGCCCACGATGATTTTTTGTACATAAATGCCCGGGGTTTCGATAGATTCAGGATTTAAGCTACCGATCTCTACAAGCTCCTCGATTTCAGCAATTGTTACTTTTCCTGCACTCGCCATAATCGGATTGAAATTGCGGGCTGTTTTGTTATAAACGAGATTGCCCATTCGATCCCCACGAACTGCGCGAATTAAGCTGAAGTCAGCGGTTAATGCGTGTTCAAGAATATATTCCTTATTGTTGAAAAAACGAGTCTCACGTCCATCAGCCAAAGGAGTCCCGACTCCCGCAGGCGTATAAAAAGCAGGTATGCCTGCACCTCCAGCTCGGATTCGTTCAGCAAGAGTTCCTTGCGGTACTAGCTCTGCCTCGATTTCTCCGCTCAGCACTTGGCGTTCGAACTCCTTATTCTCGCCAACATAGGAGGCTATGATTTTCTTGATTTGTTTGTTTCTAAGCAGGAGACCAAGTCCCCAATCGTCGACTCCGCAATTGTTGGATATAACGGTCAGGTTGCTGACTCCACTGTCAGCCAACGCCTTAATTAACTGCTCCGGAATGCCAACGAGGCCGAAGCCGCCAACCATCAGCGTAGAACCATCCGGAATCGCTTGAACAGCTTCTGTGAATGAGTGCAATATTTCCTTCATTTGAAAGCCTCCATCCCCATACATATGTAAATTTACTTAACGTTCTCTACAATGGTTGCGATCCCCTGACCGCCGCCGATACATAAGGATGCCAGCCCTAGATGTGAGCCACTGCGCTGCATTTCATGAAGCAGTGTGACAAGAACTCTGGCACCGCTAGCCCCAATAGGGTGACCTAGCGCAATTGCACCACCGTTGACGTTAAATTTTCCAGGGTCAAAATCGAAATGCTTTCCATACGCTAGCGCCTGAGCGGCGAAGGCTTCATTTACTTCAAGCAAATCGATATGCTGCATCGTTAAACCAGCTTTCGCTAAAGCCCGCTCTGTTGCCGGAACCGGCCCGAGCCCCATCATCGACGGCTCCACGCCTGCAGAAGCATGGGAGCGAATGATTGCAAGCGGCTTAATGCCAAGCGCCAGCGCACGTCGCTCGGACATGATGACGAGAGCAGCAGCACCATCATTAATGCCAGAAGCGTTTCCAGCAGTTACAATGCCTTCCTTCTTAAATGCAGGCCGGAGTCTCGCAAGTGCTTCTAATGTCGTATCCGGGCGAGGGGCTTCATCCTTGCTAACTAAGAGGTGCTCACCTTTCTTCTGCGGAATACTTACAGACACGATCTCGTCATCGAATTTTCCCGCCTCAATCGCGGCTTTGGCTTTTTGCTGGCTATCCCAAGCAAACTGGTCAAGCTGCTGACGTGTGAAGCTATAATGCTCAACTATATTTTCAGCGGTAATGCCCATATGATAGTCGTTTGTTGCACACCAGAGCCCATCCTGGATCATCGTATCTACAACGGCTTGGTTTCCCATCCTGTAACCGGAACGGGCACCTGGAAGCAAATAAGGAGCAAGCGACATATTTTCCATGCCGCCGGCAACGATAATTTCGCTATCTCCACTACGTATGGCGTTAAAAGCTAAATTAATCGCTTTCATCCCCGAGCCGCATACTTGATTAATAGTCATCGCGGGCGTGTCAACGGACAACCCTGCGGTAAGTGCAGCCTGCCGTGCTGGATTTTGGCCAAGGCCGGCTTGCAGGACATTGCCCATGATGACTTCGTCTATTTGCCCGGCTTCAATGCCAGCGCGTCTAACCGCTTCAGCAATGACAACAGAGCCAAGACGAATAGCAGACACATCCTTGAAGATTCCGTTAAAGCTGCCAATAGGTGTCCGTACTGCACTGGCTATAACAATGTTGTTGTTCGTCGTTGCATGGGTCTCGACCATATCAATCATTCCTCCTGAGTGCTCTTCCTTGTGAATGAAACCAATTGCTGCAAGCTTTCTGCCATTTGCTCTGATGCTTTGCTTGGGTCTGCATACTCGTAATAGCCTCCGCCGCTTTTGACACCAAGCTTGCCTTTGTGTACATTTTGCTTAATAGATTCAGGGGTCTCAGAGCCGTTAGACAGTTCTGGAAAGAGGTGACAGGTAACTTTAGCCCAGATGTCTAATCCGCCAAGATCAGCGATTTCGAATGGACCCTTGAGTGCCCAGCGTAAGCCTAGTCCTTCCGTCACAACGGTATCGATCTGGGCAGCATCGGCTACACCATTTTCTAACAAATAGCTTGCTTCTCTCATGAGGGCGGCTTGTAGGCGATTGGCTATAAAACCGGGAATATCTTTGTTTAATACAACAGGTGATTTACCGCATTGCTGCAATAAAGAGAAGACCTCATTTACAATGTGCGGAGCGGTTGAAGGTAACCCGACAATTTCAACAAGAGGCACAACATCTGCAGGATTGAAAAAATGAGTAATAATCATTCGATCAGCAATGGTTAAGTCAGCGACTAGCTCCTTTAGAGAAAAAGTTGAAGTGTTGGAGGCGACGATAGCTGAAGGTGGGAGATAGGCTTCCAATTTTCGATAAACCTCTAACTTAATATCCAATTGCTCGGGAACGGCCTCTACAACTAGATCTGCGCTCGTAACCGCTTTCTCTAATTCGCTAGAGATAACGATGGATAGCTCTTCGGCTGCATGAAGCGACGACTCCGGAAGCGCCTGGATATTCGGATCGAACAAAGACACTTGAAAGCCGTGCTTGGCAAATAGGCGAGCGATTCCCATCCCCATAGTACCGGCTCCCAGAACGGTTATATTAGTAATCATGCGAAGCCTCCTTATTTGAATCTATAATCTCATTTTACTTGCGCTATACTTATGAGTAAAATACATATATTGAATATCATTTATTCCATACATCTATATATAATGGGGGCGAAAATACGATGGATATGCGTCAATTAGGCTACTTTCTAGAGGTCGCGCAGCATGCAAGCTTTTCGAAGGCTAGCCAAGCTATTCATCTCTCACAGCCAACGCTTAGTAAAATGATCAAGAACTTAGAGGTAGAGCTTGGTGTTGTCTTATTTGATCGTTCTACACGTCGAGTAGAGTTAACGGAGGCAGGTAAAGTTGTTCAAGCTCATGCCCAAACGATTATTAATGCCTCACAGCAGCTTCTTGTTGCAGTAGAGGATTTGACGGAGAAGCGTAAGGGACAATTTACGCTGGGGCTGCCTCCCGTAATTGGAGCAAGCTTTTTCCCAAAGGTCATTGCGGATTTCCATCAGCTGCATCCGGACATTGCGATTAAGATTGTAGAGGAAGGCGGCAAAAGAATTGAACAGCTGCTCCTCGAGGGTAAAATCAATCTGGGGGTTGTTGTGCTGCCCGTTGATGAGCGACTATTTGAAGTTGTTCCTATTGTGGAGAGACATCTTAAGCTCGTCTTGCCGCTTACGCATGCGCTAGCCCATAGAGAGGAAGTGCATCTCGCAGACTTGAAAAATGAGCTATTTATCCTCTTCCGCCAGGAATTTAATTTGCATGATCGTGTGAAGGAAGCCTGTATTCGTGAGGGCTTTGAGCCTCAGGTTGCTTATGAGAGCACACAATGGGATTTCATCTATGAATTGATCTGCGCTAATCAAGGAATCTCTTTGCTTCCAGAAACGATATGCGCGAAGCTTGATCCGGGTAAGGTAAGTGTTATTCCACTTGTTAAACCGAGCATCCACTGGGATTTGGCGATTATCTGGAATAAGAGTGGCTATGTATCTCATGCAGCTCAAGGCTGGATCGAGTTTGCTCAGAAGGTATTGTTCACGAGCAGCACCAATGAGGATTCCGCTTAAGTATGCCATTTTGTTACATAAGAAAGGATGCTTTACGATGCCGAAGGTATTAGTAGTAGATGACGATAGATATATCCGTGAGCTGATCCGTCTTTATTTGGAAGATGAAGGCTTTGAGGTTGTGGAGAAGTCCAACGGAGCAGAAGCACTTGAATATGCGGAAAATGATACGGTTGATCTCTTTGTCTTAGATATTATGATGCCTAAGTTGGATGGCTGGGAGCTATGTCTCAAGCTCAGGAATATTGGCGATGCTCCTATCTTAATGATTACAGCGAAGGGGGAAGCTGCCGACCGCATTAAGGGATTCCAGCTGGGCACGGATGATTATTTGGTAAAGCCCTTTGACCCTATGGAGCTCGTGCTTCGAGTGAAGGCACTATTGAAACGATACGGAGTTTCGACTTCTCAAACGATAAAGCTCGGAAGTATTTCCTTAGATCGAAAGAGCTATCAAGTCATCCATAATAACAACCAGTTAATTACACTACCTATGAAGGAGTTTGAATTGCTCTATAAGCTAGGCAGCTATCCTGGTCAGCTTTTTACTAGGGTTACTCTTATCGAGGATATATGGGGAATGGACTACGAAGGGGATGAACGCACGGTTGATGTTCATATTAAGCGGCTTCGAGAACGTTTCGAAGCTTTGGAAGCTGAATTTAAGATCGTAACAATCCGAGGGCTCGGCTACCGGTTGGAGGTGGGTTCCAATTAAATCATTATATACACGCGTCATTTTGATTTTCGTGGGTACCGTCATTGCCAGTCTCATTCTTGCTTTCGTTATTGCTTCCTTGCTTTACCGCAGCCAAATTCAACAAATGATCAGCGATAACCTAGTTACTAATGGCAAAAAACTTATTCAAACCTACCAGTCTATATCCACAACGCAATTGGAGCCTTTCATGAATGGTATATCTGGGCTTTCTAATAGTCGAATCCAGATCTACAACCAAGCTGGAGAACAGATTCTTAAGGAGCAGCACGAACCATTAATCATTGATCCTCTCATTGTGAAACGGGTAATTGCGGGTAGTGTAATTAGAGACTTGAAAAATCGTAAAGATGGTCAAACGATCGTTGGGCTCCCTTTTCAAGATCAGAATGGAAATTACGCTTTGTTCCTCATGGTGGAGGCAAGCGGTCTTGAGAAAATGTTCCAGAACACCGTTAGAACCATTCTTTTTATTATTCTGTTGATCGGCAGCGTGTTAATTTTCTTTGCAGCAGGGTACATCGTGAAGCCTATTCGAAGGTTAACAAAAGCAACAAGGCGGATGGCTAAAGGAAATTTCAATGTGGGATTGAGAACCAAGCGGAAGGATGAAATCGGCCAACTAACCACAAGCTTTAATGAAATGGCCATAGAGCTCTCCAAGCTGGATAGAATGAGACAAGAATTCGTTACGAATGTTTCGCATGAAATACAAACTCCCCTAACGTCTATTTCGGGCTTTACGAAGGCGTTGAAGCACAAAAACATGAGCGAGGAGAGCCGCATTCATTACTTGAGCATCATTGAGGAGGAAAGCGAGCGGCTGTCACGATTAGGTCAGAATTTGCTGCATTTGTCGCAGCTTCAACTAGAAGATCTTCCTTTAAAGCTTAGCACTTTCCGATTGGACGAGCAGCTGCGGAAGATTGTCATTGCCCTAGAGCCTCAATGGTCAGCTAAACAATTAGTAATCGAATTGGAGCTTCTTGAAGTAATCGTTCAAGCGGATGGAGACCAGCTCGGTCAAGTGTGGATTAATTTGCTTAGCAATAGTATCAAGTTCACGCCTCAGCAAGGCACAATTCGCATTGGTACAGCAATAAGTTCTCATGATGCGGTTGTTACCATTTCTGATAGTGGAATTGGCATTCCAGTAGAGGAGCGAGTGGATATTTTCAAACCGTTTCACATGGTGGACAGAGCGAGAGATGGTTCTCAGAAAGGGAACGGACTCGGATTATCCATTACCAAGCAAATTATAGACCTTCACAATGGAGATATTCAGGTAACTGGAAACCCGGGAGAAGGTACTACCTTTATCGTGCGTATCCCTCAGAGCTTTAAGAATCAATAGCTACAAAAGAGGCTGACCCTATGGGTCAGCCTCTTTGCTTTTTACTTGGCCGTTAGGCCGCCATCGACGATAAGTCCCGTGCCTGTAATCGCACTGGATTCGTCTGAAGCCAGAAATACAGCGGAGTTGGCGATTTCGATCGGTTTGATCGTTCTGCCGATCGGATGGATATCATCGATCATCTTAAGGACCTCATCTCTGCCGCCATACAAATCGCAGTGCGCGTCGTTGAAGGTCGTGTCCACCCATCCTGGGCAAATACAGTTCACGCGTATGTTATCTTTGGCGAAATCAAGAGCCATCTGCTTGGTTAGCATCAGTATCGCACCTTTGGAGGCGACATAGGCAGACAGACGAGGTTCGGCGACATAGCTATTGCCGGAGCCCATATTAATGATGTTTCCCCCACCATTTTGCTGCATCAGTGGAATGGTGGCCCGGGACAGCAGGAATTGCGATTTGACATTAACGGCAAAGGTCTTATCCCATATTTCTTCAGACACTTCCAGAATGGAGCCCGGGATGTTAATTGCCGCATTGTTCACTAGCAGGTCGATACGTCCATATTGTGTTACGGTAAAGGCAACCAGCGCCTCTACCGATTCGTTGCTTGCGACATCTGTGCGGAAAAAAGCCACATCATATCCAGTATTGTTGAGTATTTCGGCGGACTCAGTCCCAGCTTCAAGAATATCGGCAAGCACGACCTTGGCTCCCTCTTCAGCAAACCGTCTTGCAATTTCAAAACCAATTCCACGCGCCGAGCCTGTCACGATAGCCACTTTATTGTTTAATCTCATCTGAGATGTCCTCCTTTAATTAGATACCTTTAAGTGCGGGAGGTACTTCCTTGAAGCCCTTTGATTTAAATAAAATAATGATAAAGCCGATAAACAGCCAGCTGAACCCGATACCATATGTCAATGCATCAAAGCCTGTCCAGATGAACCCGATTACGGAAAAACCGATAAGCGGGAATACAAGATAGCCGAAAATATGCTTCACACTGCTGCGGTTCTTCTTTCTAAAGAAGAAATAGGTAACGACCGAAAGATTAAGCAGCATATAAGTGGACATTGCGCCAAAGTTGACGAGTCGGGTCAATGTATCAAGCGAGATGAAAAGACCGACAAAGACCGATAATACCCCTACGAAAAGTGAAGCGTTAGCAGGGGTTTTATACTTGGGATGTATTTTGCCTAAGAAGCTTGAAAATGGAATGACCTTGTCACGGCCCATGGAGAACAGAACGCGGGAAATCGCCGATTGTACCGTCAGCGCATTGGCAACTCCAACAAAGATAACACCGGCTATAATAAAGGTATAGTAAAGAACGTCACCGCCTACCTCACGAATAATGTCAAAGTACCCCATATCAGCATCCAGATTCGTATAATCCGGATGAGCAAGTGAAGCCATATAGCCTTGTCCCATAAAGAGCAGTCCGATCAAAACAAGACTTGCTACTACGGATTTGCCTACGGTTCGGGTCGGGTCCTTCGTCTCCTCGGACAAGGTGCTAATCGCATCAAAGCCGATAAAACCGAGCATGGCAATGGAAGCGGCGTTCGCAATGAACTTGAAATCGATTATGTCCGACTGCCAGAACGGAGTCAAAGAGAAGCCTCCGGCACCATGACCATCGATAAACACAAATTTAATGGCACAAATCAAGAAAATCAGAATCAAGGTTAATTGGCCGAATAAGAAAAATTGATTTACCCGTTTGCCAATCTCAATGCCTCTCACATTGACAAAGGTCATCACGGCAACGAACAGCACAATGAGAAGCCATGAAGGAAAGTCTGGAACGACAACAGACAACCATAAGGTAGAGAAGGAAACGAGCAGACCAGGCACGATAACGTAGTCCATTACGATTAACCAGCCTGTCAGAAAGCCGATGTGTGGATTCATCCCCCGCTGAACAAAAGAGTAGGCAGACCCTGCGATGGGGAACGCCTGGCTCATTTTACTATAGCTTAAAGCAGTGAAGAACATGGCGATCATACCGATCAAGTAAACTAGCGGGGCCATACCGAAGCTCTCAATCGAAGCGCTTGCATAAACCTGGGTCGGCGCGATTGGCAGCATAGTAATTAATCCGAAGATAACCAGGTCTTTCGTAGTCAGGGTTCTGTTTAATTCCTGGGAGTACCCTGTCGATGGTGAGGCGGTGCCGTTCTGTTGCAAACAATGTTCCTCTCTTCCTTCTATGAATTTTTTGGGATGCACAGGACCGCTTATGTAATTGGTTTTATATCCCATATTAATACATAGTAGCACTTACTGTGAATTCATCAAGCGAATTCGATAAAAAAAGACAAAATATGATATTTGAAAACGATCAGCTCGATTGTAATGTTCAGTTCATATAGAGTACATATTCACTATCTATAATAAACGGAGATAGAGAGAGGAGAGAAATAGATATGAGTTGGTTAAGTAAAATTAGTTTGAAGAATGGGGCAGCCGTCATTATTTTATGCGCGGTTGTAATGGGGTACGGTTTGTTCTCTGCGACCCAGATTAAGCAGCAGACATTCCCTGACCTTGAATTTCCGGCTGTATTTATACAAGCTGTTTATCCTGGTGCATCCACTGAAGAGGTGGAAGGCGAGGTAACAACACCTGTAGAGAGCAGCTTGATGGGAATGAAGGGATACGATTCGCTCACGAGTACTTCATTCGAGAATGGGGCTAGCATCTTTCTTCAGTATCCTTTCGGATCGAACATGGATGAAATTAATACGAATGTGCAAGCAGCGATTGCAAAGCTAAAGCTACCAAGTCGAGCGGAAGTATCGGTGCAGAGGCTTTCCATTAATTCGCAGCCGATCTACGTTGCAGCCATTTCCTCCAACAAGGACAATGCGAAGGCGATGCAGTCTAAGCTAGAAAATGATGTCGCTCCTAAGCTTCGCAAGCTAGAGGGAGTTAACTCCGTCATGCTAGGCGGCACGGATTTAGAAGAAATACAGATTCACGTGGATAAAGAAAAAGCGAGCCAGCATGGTATTTCCTTAAATGCCATTCAAACTGCTATTCAATCACTTGATTACGCGTTACCGTTAGGTGCCGTAACACAGGATGAAACAGCAATTCCAATTCGTTTAGTCGGAAGCATTAATTCCTTGCAGAAAATTGAAGAGTTGAAGCTAAGCTCTGGTATTCCTGCGGATCCTGCTGTATCCAATCAAGTAAAGCTGTCCGATATAGCTGAAATTTCAACAATGGCCTCGCAGAAAGAAATAACACGTTTCAATGGAAAACAAAGCTTCACGATATCTGTCATGAAGGATCAAGACGCCAATACAGCAGACGTAGCCAACTTGGTTAAAGATACGCTTTCCAAATACGTGGAAGCTGGAGAAATAGACATTCGCGTTATTGCGGATCATGGTGCGGAGATTGAGCACTCGGTATCTTCCTTAGTGAAGGAAGGATTATTCGGTACTTTATTCTGTGTCATTATTATTTTCCTATTCCTTCGTAACATAAGAGCAACAGTAATCTCCATTCTTTCATTACCGATTTCAATATTTGTAACTATCGCATTATTAAATCAAATGGGCTATACGCTCAACATTATGACTTTAGGTGGAATTGCAGTATCTATCGGTAGAATCGTCGATGATAGTATTGTGGTCATAGAGAACATATATAGATGGAGACAAGAAAAGGGCAAGGAGATGAAGGGCAAAGAGCTTGCCTACAAAGCAACGAAAGAGGTCATTGGAGCCATTGCCTCATCTACAATTGCGACAGTCGTTGTTTTCTTGCCACTTGCTTTCGTGTCAGGAATTATAGGGGAATTCTTCCGCCCATTCTCGTACGCGGTCGTGATTTCTATTATTACCTCGCTACTTGTTTCCGTCATGCTGATACCTGTATTAGGAGCTAAATTTTTCAAAAAAGCAAAGCACCACGAGGAAGAAACTTCTCTTCAGCGTCGCTTTGAGAAGCTGCTAAGAGGGGCATTAAAAAGAAAAACGCTATCCATTAGTATCGCTTTTATATTATTGTTTGGTTCGCTGGCGACAATTCCGATTATTGGCGTTACCTTCTTACCCTCTTCAAGTACACCATCAGCAGTAATCAATCTTGAGCTGCCTTCAAAGAGTGGGCTGGATCAAACCTCCGAGCTTAGTCAAATCGTTGAGGGCTATGTGAAAGATCTGCCAGGTGTTGTTGACTACCAGGTTTCAATTGGGGGAAGAGGCGACAATCCTTTCGAGAAATCGTCTGCCCTTAATAAAGCGAAGTTTAATGTCACTTTTACAGATAAGACTAAGATTGATGAGCTCTTGAACCAAATAGAGAAAGAGCTTCCGACAATAGTGAATACTGCTGTGCCTGAAACACAGATTGAGATCAAAGAAGGGGCAGAGGCAGCGGGCCCTCCGTCAGGTAATGGCGTTGATGTTAATCTCTATTCTAATCAGCCTAATGAACTCGCTACAGCCGCTAAACAAATAGAACAGTTAATGAGACAGAACGGCGATCTAAAGGAAGTTACTAACAATCTTACTGACGTAACGCCTAAGTGGGTTCTTTCTCTTAACCAAACAGGTATCGATGCTAATATCTCATCCTTCCTCGTTATGCAGGTTGTGAATGAGCAGTTAAGACCCGTTAATGTAGGCACATATACCCTTGATGGGAAAGAGCTGGCCATTAACCTGTCTTACAAGCAAACCATTGGTTCCAAAGAGCAGCTAGAGAACATCGCCATCCCAACTGCTATGGGAATCAAGAAGCTTGGGGACATTGCTGACGTGACGGAATCTACCGCACCTAATAGCATTAACCATGAGGATGGTAAAAATTACGCCAAA
This portion of the Cohnella abietis genome encodes:
- a CDS encoding efflux RND transporter permease subunit is translated as MSWLSKISLKNGAAVIILCAVVMGYGLFSATQIKQQTFPDLEFPAVFIQAVYPGASTEEVEGEVTTPVESSLMGMKGYDSLTSTSFENGASIFLQYPFGSNMDEINTNVQAAIAKLKLPSRAEVSVQRLSINSQPIYVAAISSNKDNAKAMQSKLENDVAPKLRKLEGVNSVMLGGTDLEEIQIHVDKEKASQHGISLNAIQTAIQSLDYALPLGAVTQDETAIPIRLVGSINSLQKIEELKLSSGIPADPAVSNQVKLSDIAEISTMASQKEITRFNGKQSFTISVMKDQDANTADVANLVKDTLSKYVEAGEIDIRVIADHGAEIEHSVSSLVKEGLFGTLFCVIIIFLFLRNIRATVISILSLPISIFVTIALLNQMGYTLNIMTLGGIAVSIGRIVDDSIVVIENIYRWRQEKGKEMKGKELAYKATKEVIGAIASSTIATVVVFLPLAFVSGIIGEFFRPFSYAVVISIITSLLVSVMLIPVLGAKFFKKAKHHEEETSLQRRFEKLLRGALKRKTLSISIAFILLFGSLATIPIIGVTFLPSSSTPSAVINLELPSKSGLDQTSELSQIVEGYVKDLPGVVDYQVSIGGRGDNPFEKSSALNKAKFNVTFTDKTKIDELLNQIEKELPTIVNTAVPETQIEIKEGAEAAGPPSGNGVDVNLYSNQPNELATAAKQIEQLMRQNGDLKEVTNNLTDVTPKWVLSLNQTGIDANISSFLVMQVVNEQLRPVNVGTYTLDGKELAINLSYKQTIGSKEQLENIAIPTAMGIKKLGDIADVTESTAPNSINHEDGKNYAKVSALVKGSDTAKVTGEVQKAIDGLSLPSGVEVKFGGGLQMINEGFASIGIAIGSAICLVFLVMSMTFGGIRTPLVIMSSLLFVPVGALGGLLITGQALSMSVMIGVLMLVGIVVTNAVVLLDRVEKNRKTGMEVTEAIIEAAKIRLRPILMTACATILALVPLAFSSSSSSSLISSGLAITVIGGLFTSTLLTLIVLPVIYQITSKRRKVKEEEVFE